From Polyodon spathula isolate WHYD16114869_AA chromosome 24, ASM1765450v1, whole genome shotgun sequence, one genomic window encodes:
- the LOC121298818 gene encoding zinc finger protein OZF-like → MNICILFHQLLNIILFDAMDSVKVESVQIKEEFPESELVPFRVEFSGLASLPIKQELCEMQCDSSQPEESEIKAEHNELEIPQTEEPLPVKKEEMLKTARIKREPPELEFDHMDPVKEESEDFKPNVPELEPVCLQECSVALERICVREQGAGEENSPNSTQGCGKEVRWSHAECSLAGSSPAAKARVVGGEYLNYGKSFSHSGSLKEKRRIHTGEKPYCCSDCGKSFSHSGNMKKHHQIHTGEKPYGCSDCGMSFSRSDSLVSHQRIHTGEKPYLCSDCGKSFIRLGGLVSHQRIHTGEKPYCCTDCGKSFSNTGTLKEHQRIHTGVKPYCCSNCGKSFRFKQGLQNHQLIHTGEKPYHCTDCGKSFSRSDSLVSHQRIHTGEKPYRCSDCGKSFNRLYSLVSHQRTHTGERPYCCTDCGKSFGYSGDMTKHQRTHTGEKPYFCSDCGKSFSQSNHLVSHQRIHTRETV, encoded by the exons atgaatatatgcattttatttcatcaGCTACTAAACATAATCCTGTTTGATGCCATGGACAGTGTAAAGGTGGAATCTGTTCAGATTAAAGAGGAATTCCCTGAATCTGAACTTGTTCCCTTTAGAGTGGAGTTTTCtgggctggcttccctccccattaaacaggagctctgtgagatgcaatgtgacagcagTCAGCCAGAGGAATCTGAGATTAAAGCCGAGCACAATGAATTGGAGATCCCccagacagaagaaccccttcctgttaAAAAAGAAGAGATGCTGAAAACTGCCCGTATTAAAAGGGAGCCCCCGGAACTAGAGTTTGACCACATGGATCCAGTGAAAGAAGAATCCGAGGACTTCAAACCAAACgtccctgagctggagcctgtatgCCTGCAGGAGTGTAGTGTGGCGCTGGAGAGAATCTGTGTGAGAGAGCAAGGTGCTGGAGAGGAAAACTCTCCCAACAGCACACAAGGATGTGGAAAGGAAGTCAGGTGGTCACATGcagaatgcagtctagcag gttccagtccagcagctaaagcGAGGGTGGTCGGTGGAGAATATCTTAACtatgggaagagtttcagtcactcggGAAGCTTGAAAGAAAAACgccgaattcacacaggagagaaaccgtattgctgctctgactgtgggaagagtttcagtcactcgggaaacatgaaaaaacaccaccaaattcacacaggagagaaaccgtatggctgctctgactgtgggatgAGTTTCAGTCGGTCAGAcagccttgtttcacaccagcgaattcacactggagagaaaccgtatctctgctctgactgtgggaagagtttcattCGGTTAGGGGGCCTTGTTTCAcatcagcgaattcacacaggagagaaaccatattgctgcactgactgtgggaagagtttcagtaaCACAGGAACCCTGAaagaacaccagcgaattcacacaggagtgaAACCATATTGCTGCTCTAACTGTGGTAAGAGTTTCCGTTTTAAACAAGGTCTTCAAAACCACCAactaattcacacaggagagaaaccgtatcattgcactgactgtgggaagagtttcagtcggtcagacagccttgtttcacaccagcgaattcacacaggagagaaaccatatcggtgctctgactgtgggaaaagTTTCAATCGGTTATAcagccttgtttcacaccagcgaactcacacaggagagagaccGTATTGCTgcactgactgtgggaagagtttcggTTACTCGGGAGACATGAcaaaacaccagcgaactcacacaggagagaaaccgtatttctgctctgactgtgggaagagtttcagtcagtcaaatcaccttgtttcacaccagcgaattcacacgaGAGAAACTGTATAG